In Tenrec ecaudatus isolate mTenEca1 chromosome 5, mTenEca1.hap1, whole genome shotgun sequence, the following are encoded in one genomic region:
- the LOC142449041 gene encoding lysozyme-like protein 1 → MKAIGILALIGCVATLIESKIYTRCKLAKIFSRAGLDNYQGFSLGNWICLAYYESHYNTTAQTVLEDGSIDYGIFQINSFTWCRSGKLQQKNHCHVACSALITDDLTDAIICAKKIAKETEGMNYWQGWKKYCEGKDLSEWKKGCEVS, encoded by the exons ATGAAGGCTATCGGCATTCTGGCCCTGATAGGCTGTGTGGCCACGCTCATCGAGTCCAAAATCTACACTCGCTGTAAACTGGCTAAAATATTTTCGAGAGCCGGCCTGGACAATTACCAaggtttcagccttggaaact GGATCTGCCTGGCATATTACGAGAGTCACTACAACACCACAGCCCAGACAGTCCTAGAGGATGGAAGTATCGACTACGGCATCTTCCAGATAAACAGTTTTACCTGGTGCCGAAGTGGCAAACTACAGCAGAAGAACCACTGCCACGTCGCCTGCTCAG CCTTGATCACCGACGACCTCACAGATGCAATTATCTGTGCCAAAAAAATCGCTAAAGAGACTGAGGGGATGAACTACTG GCAAGGCTGGAAGAAATACTGTGAAGGCAAAGACCTGTCGGAATGGAAAAAGGGATGTGAGGTTTCATGA